A single Saccharolobus shibatae B12 DNA region contains:
- a CDS encoding ATP-binding cassette domain-containing protein: MLEYKDFTIMFESVLFQGVNLRINSKSIMLGPNGSGKTTIIKATCGLTPYEGHIYVDGIEVRKVRNYLNLSTNLEEVYSIGRKVKDIVYLFEEIKDLDADM, translated from the coding sequence ATGCTAGAGTATAAAGATTTCACGATAATGTTTGAAAGCGTGCTATTTCAAGGAGTTAATCTCAGAATCAACAGTAAGAGCATTATGCTAGGACCAAATGGTTCAGGGAAAACAACTATCATAAAGGCTACATGTGGACTAACACCTTACGAAGGTCACATATACGTTGATGGTATTGAAGTTAGAAAAGTAAGGAACTATTTAAATCTTTCAACCAATCTTGAGGAAGTTTATAGTATTGGTAGAAAGGTTAAAGATATCGTATATCTATTTGAAGAGATTAAGGATTTAGACGCTGATATGTAA
- a CDS encoding ATP-binding cassette domain-containing protein: MYKLSAGQSSIVRLALTLSTNPKIALVDEPFENLDPARRVLIVKWLKEYFNEGIVTTHELDLLREFKDWDSFILINGKIYGPVSVADLIEANVVEGKIENATLTIELQEGKMLSFIKNAQIGAKLTHLGSIDRIYGVM, translated from the coding sequence TTGTATAAGCTCTCAGCTGGCCAGTCATCAATTGTTAGACTAGCTTTGACATTGTCTACAAATCCGAAGATTGCATTAGTTGACGAACCATTTGAAAATTTAGATCCCGCGAGAAGGGTGCTTATAGTCAAATGGCTAAAGGAGTATTTCAATGAGGGCATTGTAACAACGCATGAATTGGATCTATTAAGGGAATTTAAGGACTGGGACTCCTTCATCTTGATAAATGGTAAGATTTATGGTCCAGTATCAGTTGCTGATCTCATTGAAGCTAACGTAGTTGAGGGTAAAATAGAGAACGCCACACTTACCATAGAGCTTCAAGAAGGAAAGATGTTATCGTTTATTAAAAATGCTCAAATTGGGGCTAAATTAACCCATCTAGGTAGTATAGATCGAATTTATGGTGTAATGTGA